Proteins found in one Manduca sexta isolate Smith_Timp_Sample1 chromosome 8, JHU_Msex_v1.0, whole genome shotgun sequence genomic segment:
- the LOC115440122 gene encoding acyl-CoA Delta(11) desaturase: MENIKTNPTGSLISNVISSLEKKLNFKNEIKWSMFFLITLYHVLGAFWCYYFAFPVKWQTLVFAAIMYIVTGFGITGGAHRLWTHKSYKAKTPLKVLLLFCFAGAGQNSLFQWVRDHKVHHKFSDTNADPHNAHRGLFFSHIGWLMMKKNKEVVLAGKQIDMSDLDNDKMLKWFDRNFDLLKLIVCHILPTTISIVLWNEDWTCAVAWQSFIRFLGMFHSELTVNSLAHAYGYKPYNKNIVPFENRFVATVTLGEGWHNYHHAFPFDYKAAEHFDLFNFTTFFIKGFEKIGWAYDLRETTPEMINSIANRLGDGTPVHFPLPVSDTNGKNSE, translated from the exons atggaaaatattaaaaccaaccCTACAGGATCGCTTATCAGTAACGTGATTAGTTCTcttgaaaagaaattaaatttcaaaaacgAAATAAAGTGGTCGATGTTCTTTTTAATCACTCTGTACCATGTGCTTGGTGCATTTTGGtgttattattttgcttttccTGTAAAATGGCAAACACTTGTATTCG caGCAATAATGTACATAGTAACAGGATTCGGAATAACAGGCGGCGCACATAGACTGTGGACACACAAATCTTATAAGGCGAAAACGCCGCTCAAAGTATTGCTGCTATTTTGCTTCGCTGGTGCCGGACAG AATTCCCTCTTCCAATGGGTCCGTGACCATAAGGTCCATCACAAATTCAGCGACACCAACGCAGACCCTCACAACGCGCACCGAGGTTTGTTCTTCTCACACATCGGATGGCTAATGATGAAGAAAAACAAAGAGGTCGTGTTAGCTGGCAAACAAATTGATATGAGCGATTTGGATAACGATAAAATGCTCAAATGGTTTGATAG GAATTTCGACCTTCTCAAATTAATAGTCTGTCACATACTTCCTACAACAATCAGCATTGTATTGTGGAATGAAGATTGGACATGTGCCGTAGCATGGCAAAGCTTCATCAGATTTTTGGGCATGTTTCACAGTGAGCTCACAGTTAACAGTCTCGCACATGCATATGGATACAAGCCTTATAACAA GAATATAGTCCCATTTGAAAACCGCTTTGTGGCTACGGTTACGCTCGGCGAGGGCTGGCACAACTATCACCATGCATTCCCGTTTGACTACAAAGCAGCGGAACACttcgatttatttaatttcaccaCATTTTTCATCAAAGGTTTCGAAAAGATTGGTTGGGCCTACGATTTAAGAGAAACGACCCCTGAAATGATAAATTCTATTGCAAATAGATTAGGCGACGGTACTCCGGTACATTTCCCTTTGCCTGTAAGCGACACAAACGGCAAaaattctgaataa